One Papaver somniferum cultivar HN1 chromosome 10, ASM357369v1, whole genome shotgun sequence genomic window carries:
- the LOC113317718 gene encoding 40S ribosomal protein S3a-like, which translates to MFCIGFTKRREKQVKRTCNAQSSQIRQIRRKMVEVMVNQASSCDLKELVEKFIPEMIAKEIEKATSSIYLLQNVFIRKVKILKALKFDLGKLMEVHGDYSEDVGVKVDRPAEETVLEAETEVVGA; encoded by the exons ATGTTCTGTATTGGATTCACCAAGAGGCGAGAGAAACAGGTCAAGAGAACCTGTAATGCTCAATCTAGCCAGATCCGACAG ATTCGTCGCAAGATGGTTGAAGTCATGGTAAACCAGGCCTCCTCGTGTGATCTTAAAGAGTTGGTGGAAAAATTCATTCCTGAAATGATTGCAAAGGAGATTGAGAAGGCTACATCAAGTATTTATCTATTGCAGAATGTGTTTATTAGGAAGGTCAAGATCTTGAAAGCTCTAAAGTTTGATCTTGGAAAGTTGATGGAG gttCACGGTGACTACTCTGAGGATGTTGGTGTGAAGGTGGATAGGCCTGCTGAGGAAACAGTACTAGAGGCTGAAACTGAAGTTGTTGGAGCTTAG